The following proteins are encoded in a genomic region of Arachis stenosperma cultivar V10309 chromosome 4, arast.V10309.gnm1.PFL2, whole genome shotgun sequence:
- the LOC130975991 gene encoding subtilisin-like protease SBT2.6, with protein sequence MRLVEFWCIFIIIILANILEPGKAEVYIVTVEGEPIISYTGGIDGFEATAVESDEKIDTTSELVTSYARHLEKRHDMLLEMLFDAGTYTKLYSYRHLINGFAVHLSPEQAETLRHAPGVKSVVRDWKVKRLTTHTPQFLGLPTGVWPTGGGYDRAGENIVIGFVDSGIYPHHPSFVTYNTEPYGPLPTYRGKCEVDPETKRSFCNGKIIGAQHFAQAAIAAGAFNPIVDFASPLDGDGHGSHTASIAAGRNGIPVRMHGHEFGKASGMAPRARIAVYKALYRLFGGFIADVVAAIDQAVHDGVDILSLSVGPNSPPATTKTTYLNPFDATLLGAVKAGVFVAQAAGNGGPFPKTLVSYSPWIASVAAAIDDRRYKNHLTLGDGKILTGIGLSPSTHFNQSYTLVAANDVVLDSSVMKYNPTDCQRPELLNKNLIKGNILLCGYSFNFVVGSASIKKVSETAKSLGAAGFVLCVETVSPGAKFDPVPVGIPGIVIADVSKSKELIDYYKISTPRDWTGRVKSFKGIGKIGDGLMPILHKSAPQVALFSARGPNIKDFNFQEADLLKPDILAPGSLIWGAWSLNGTDEPNYMGEGFAMISGTSMAAPHIAGIAALIKQKHPHWSPAAIKSALMTTSTTLDRAGNPILAQQYSETQAMKLVKATPFDYGSGHVNPRDALDPGLIFDAGYNDYLGFLCTTPGIDIHEIKNYTNTPCNNTMGNPANLNSPSVTVSHLVRTRVVTRTVTNVAGEEETYVNTARMDPAVAIEVNPPAMTIRPGASRKFTVTLTVRSVTGTYSFGEVLMKGSRGHKVRIPVLANGYSR encoded by the exons atgagGTTGGTGGAGTTTTGgtgtatatttataataattatattggCCAATATTCTTGAACCTGGGAAGGCAGAGGTTTATATAGTAACCGTTGAAGGTGAGCCTATCATAAGTTACACCGGCGGTATCGATGGGTTTGAAGCTACTGCTGTGGAATCTGATGAGAAGATCGATACCACAAG TGAATTGGTCACTTCTTATGCACGCCACCTTGAGAAAAGACATGATATGCTACTTGAAATGTTGTTTGATGCTGGGACGTACACAAAACTCTATAGCTATCGACATCTTATAAATGGGTTTGCTGTGCATCTTTCCCCAGAGCAG GCAGAAACTCTTAGACATGCTCCTGGTGTTAAATCTGTTGTGAGGGACTGGAAAGTGAAGAGACTTACAACACATACCCCACAATTTTTGGGGCTTCCAACTGGAGTGTGGCCGACAGGAGGTGGCTATGATCGAGCCGGAGAAAACATAGTGATCGGATTTGTGGACTCTGGGATATATCCTCACCATCCCAGCTTTGTCACTTATAATACTGAACCATATGGGCCACTTCCAACGTATAGAGGAAAATGTGAAGTTGACCCGGAGACTAAGAGAAGTTTCTGTAATGGGAAGATTATAGGAGCACAGCATTTTGCTCAAGCTGCAATAGCTGCTGGGGCATTTAACCCTATAGTTGATTTTGCTTCTCCTTTGGACGGGGATGGGCATGGAAG TCATACTGCCTCTATTGCGGCTGGAAGAAATGGAATTCCTGTGAGGATGCATGGACATGAATTTGGGAAAGCAAGTGGAATGGCTCCTCGTGCCAG GATTGCTGTGTACAAAGCACTCTATAGACTCTTTGGAGGTTTCATTGCAGATGTAGTTGCTGCAATTGATCAG GCTGTACATGATGGGGTGGATATACTCAGCCTTTCTGTTGGACCCAACAGTCCTCCAGCAACCACCAAAACCACTTATTTAAACCCATTTGATGCTACACTTCTTGGAGCTGTGAAAGCTGGTGTCTTTGTTGCACAGGCTGCCGGAAACGGTGGCCCCTTTCCTAAGACTTTAGTTTCGTATAGTCCATGGATAGCATCCGTAGCTGCAGCAATTGATGATCGTAGATATAAAAATCATCTGACTCTTGGAGATGGTAAAATCTTGACTGGAATTGGTCTATCAC CTTCTACACATTTTAACCAATCATACACATTGGTTGCTGCGAATGATGTTGTGCTAGACTCGTCAGTTATGAAGTACAATCCCACGGATTGCCAGAGACCTGAACTTCTAAACAAGAACTTGATAAAGGGGAACATTCTTCTTTGTGGTTATTCTTTCAACTTTGTAGTTGGTTCTGCATCAATAAAAAAGGTTTCAGAAACAGCGAAGTCTCTTGGTGCAGCTGGATTTGTTCTGTGTGTTGAAACTGTTTCTCCTGGAGCAAAATTTGATCCAGTCCCTGTTGGCATTCCTGGGATTGTTATCGCAGATGTCAGCAAGTCAAAG GAACTAATAGATTATTATAAAATCTCCACTCCAAGAGACTGGACTGGAAGGGTGAAGAGTTTCAAAGGTATTGGAAAAATTGGGGATGGTTTGATGCCTATTCTTCATAAGTCTGCACCACAGGTGGCTTTATTCTCTGCAAGAGGACCAAATATAAAGGACTTTAATTTCCAAGAGGCAGATCTTCTCAAGCCAGATATATTGGCACCGGGATCATTAATTTGGGGTGCTTGGTCTCTAAATGGAACTGATGAACCAAATTATATGG GAGAGGGATTTGCCATGATATCTGGAACTAGCATGGCTGCTCCACATATAGCCGGCATTGCGGCTCTCATAAAGCAGAAACATCCACATTGGAGCCCTGCCGCAATCAAATCAGCCTTGATGACGACATCAACAACTCTAGACAGAGCAGGAAATCCTATTCTAGCACAGCAATATTCTGAAACACAGGCGATGAAGCTAGTAAAAGCTACTCCTTTTGATTATGGGAGTGGACATGTTAATCCAAGAGATGCTTTGGACCCTGGGCTAATCTTTGATGCAG GATACAATGATTATCTAGGGTTCTTGTGCACAACACCCGGCATCGACATTCATGAGATAAAGAATTATACAAACACACCATGCAACAACACAATGGGCAACCCAGCAAATCTAAACAGTCCTTCCGTTACAGTTTCCCATCTAGTAAGAACTCGAGTTGTCACCCGAACCGTCACAAATGTTGCAGGGGAAGAAGAAACATATGTGAATACAGCTAGAATGGACCCTGCAGTTGCCATTGAAGTCAATCCTCCAGCAATGACCATCAGACCAGGCGCATCGCGTAAGTTTACCGTGACACTAACGGTTCGGTCAGTGACAGGAACCTATAGCTTTGGTGAGGTTTTGATGAAAGGGAGCAGAGGTCACAAGGTGAGGATCCCTGTTCTGGCCAATGGATACTCAAGATAG